TTAGCATAAAGCATGGCATTGGTCAACTGCAATTCTCAGTTCAAATATAGTCTTTGTCAAGATGTTCTCGCAATGTTCATCCACCGGTCTTCAGTGAATGATTTTTTCCAAGAATTGGTCCTTTCAAATTCCATGCTAACGATTATGCAGCTGTCCATTGGTGCTTGACGTTACCAAATCTGCTGCCGTCTTGACGATGGGGTaagcacaaatgttatttggcagtaatgagatagagagagagagagtggaatgTTGTCCCACTCTCTCCAGTCACGTAGACTAAACCTTGCTGGACTGGTCTGATCTTCAGCTCCACTTCACAGCTGGGTGACACTCGAGGGTCTTTGTAGGATAAATACAAATGCAGAGCACATCAGGTAGTGTAAAGCTCTCTTTATGACATCTGTTTCATAGCCCTATGTTTTCATTTTTCAGATCAATAAAAAAAATAGATATGACAATCCAGTGTAAAATTATACATTAAATGTGGTACCGTATCATACATATTGCACACATATTAACATTAGAAACACTTCTAGTAAGCACAGTGAAGATACATAGGATTGTGATCTATTCGATATACAAACTCAAATATATATTATTTAAAGGGTGGGGGCTCACTAGGGTAAAAGGTGAAAGATATTGACAGGCAACAGGATTCAAAAACACAACTGCTGCGCAACGGTAAGGCAGCAACGGTAAGGATGGTGATGTGTTACCATGCCTCAAGGTTTATTGGCCTAAGTTGACCAAATGCCCTGTCAAACAGTTGCTACAGATTTGGTCATGTCTATTTCTCCACTGCTCACTAATTCTTGCTCTAGTGTCCTGAGATACAATTAGCCCCAATTACCTTTTCATGTTCTGTTATTTTTTTGCATTGTTAACTGGGTTTCTTCCCAAAAGCCAAAGGTAACGTTTAATGATCCAATTGACTGGAAAGGCTTTTGTTGCAAAAGCATTCGATGCCAGTCAGCTCGCTTGGCAGAAGGCAAGAGAACTGGGTGACAGGAACATACTGGCTGGCTATGCCGACTATCCATAAGGGCACGATGTCAACAGCCCATGGGATGACAGAATGAACGTCACCCTAATTACAGCGGTGCACGGTCACTTTCACCAAATCTGCGAATAGAATTGCCACATCCATCTGCTTTATATTCCCTGCTTGATATATTTTACTTGACTTAAGGGAATCCTGACAATTTCCCACTAGACAAGTTAAAAACTGCCCCAGTGTCCATAATCACAGTCATCTGATATAGTCAAGGTTCTTCTTGCTGTGTGTTTTAAACATCTAATCTCTTAACATCAGAGACAACTCATCTTTATTCTTGCACTGTAAAATTACCTAAATGCCATCCACTGCTCTTGCATACTTTCAGTGATATATCAAGCCAGAGCTTCCTGACTCCCAAATCAAAATGAATGAAAACATCTTCACTGCAGGTATCACTGAAAACTGTCTGAGCTCAATGATCCTCATCCAAAGTCCATGCACCAAAATCTGATTTAGtcagagagaaaaaggaaaatgagaaacCCAATCAGGAAAATGTCACGAGAATAGCATTACATTTGCAAGTGCCTGGATTTTAAAAGGCACACCCCACTCTCTGATCTTCACCACATAAAGGCCTAACTCAACACTTTTTGCACATTGTGTGGGATAGGTGAATGGGTTTCATTGCAGTCTCCATCTCTGACCCTTTTACTTACAACCCACcagttttctttctccctcattcTCCTCAAGCTTTGTCTGTCTCCAAGATTAGCTCCTCATCGATCTGTGAGCTGGCTGACCAATTGTAAGTGAGCCCACCGGACTGTAAGTGATAAAGCAATAAATGGCATGGTAGGCAGCTACACTGCAGTACCAGTCCTGTTCAGGCATCActgtcaggatcacagtgaaacaCAGAAGGACAGAAAATGCAGTAATGAGTCTTCTCAAGTGTGCAGTGGTGCAGGAGAGAAACACAGaatctacaacacagaaacagaccctttggctcatcTGGACTATACTGCAACAAAGGAAACAGACAGACATTTAGGGAGGTTTAAGTGGCTTAGATGCCTTCAAGTCTCATCACTTAATTAAATTAGCATAATAATTATATTTAACTTGCCACAAGAGCCTTTGCTCGAGATTGTTCGACTGAATTAATTGATCTCTTGCCTCCTTAAGTTCGAGCAATTAcctcaaaatgttatttttttttgcttaatACATGTTAACCTCATGGTCTTGTAAATTCAGTCTTATTAAATGAGATATTAGGAAATTTAGCAGCTTAACATGCTGGCTGTGCCAAGGAGGGTGGAGGGTGAAGACTGTGAAGTGAGAAAATTGCTCgtgttaacatttttattttaaaaaaaaccaagaatGGATTAGCATGATCTCTTACAGGAAGTGACAGTCACATTAGTGAAAGGTCAGTGTAAATAGTGAAGACTTGTGCTGACTGAGCCATCCTCCTGGTGAACACTGACCAGCCCTTAAGAAGAAAGTCACTTGAACAGTAGGAGCTGCCTCAGATTTGATCACTGGGCAACATCCTTGCCTCTTGCAGAATGTAAAGAAGGATCATTGCGTAGGAGCTGAGCCTAAGCGGTAAAGATCCTTGCTGCAGTCATGTCCATTTGAGATTTGGACAGTTATTCTGCCACCTCTCTTGTTGTCACCCATGGAATCAACACAAATTGAGCATATTGCTTTAAAAGTGTTAGGGTTGGGCCAAGGGCTTCTCGTGACATCTCTCAACTTGACTGACCCAAAGACACAAAGCAACTCAGTCACAACTGGATAAGAATCAGCTTAGGGTGAAAGCTCTGAAGAGCTGTGTTTGACACAAAGCCCCATTGGAAGCCTGAGTCTGAGCCCAGCTGGAGGATCGTGTTGACTTCTGAAGTAGCATTCCTTCCATAATAAGTGTTACTCTTTAACATGTGCTTTCCTATCACGGTTCAAGCCATCCACATCCTGGGACACAGACTGTGTAATCTAAACGCAGATTTCAATTGGCGTGGCCACCAGAATTCTGGTGTTGCTGCTCTCCCTTGTTGCTCGCTCATAGCTGCTGTTGGATGAGAGGGAGCTTGATGTTGTCATGGAGGAGAAGCGTGAGGATGGTGTTTCCATGGAAACGCTGCTCTTGGCAATGGTGCAGACAGGGGATAAGCTCTGTTGCTTCATCCTGGCCACCAGATCTTCTTCAGAGGAAGAGCTCACATCAGCAATGTTATTGCTACAATCTGTGTCCAGCATCCATCGGTAGCTCAGGTACCTGAAGATCTCCTTGACAGAGCACCTCCTCTCCGGTTCAACAGGCAGCAGTTTCCGGAACATGCGGAGAGCGTCGTCAGTGAATCGCCTCCATTGGGATGGCACATTGGCACCTCGACGCTTCTGCCATCTCACAAACTCATCATAGAAAGAGTCTGACAGGAGGGCTTTCTCCCAGGGGAAGTTTCCCGTCAGCATGCAGAAGAGTAGGACCCCAAAAGCCCAGACATCAATGCTGTATTCCACTGAGAAGCCCTCATGTTTGGAGGCATCACAGAGCTCCGGGGCAGTGTAAGGGATGGTGCCACTCACCCGTTTGACAGGTGTGCCAGCCCGACGAGTCATCCCAAAGTCAGACAGTTTAACTTTGCGGCACTCCTTATCAAAGATGAGGATGTTCTCTGGTTTGATATCGCGGTGTACCAGCTTCCTGCTGTGCAGATAGTCCAGTGCTAAGGCAACTTGGTGCACACAGCGCTTGGCAATCTGTTCAGGAAGGCCAACCTTAGAGAGAACAAGAAACACAAGTTTCCAATATTAACCTCTTTGGTAACCACATATAACTTCAGACACAATAAGATGAAATACTTCAATCCTAACTTCAATCCCCCGACCCAAAAGATATTGAGATTGAGGACCTTGAATGCAGAGATGGTGGAATGGGAATTTCTGAAAACTGGGTTATTTTTGGGAAGGACAGACTTGAACCTGCATATTGATAGAACAGGGGACTTTCAAACAAGGGATAATGGAAGAGGACCTCAAATTAAGAAAATTCAAATGATCCATTCCAAAAGTTAGGGTAATAGATTGGAAAATCGAAGCCTCAGTCATAATGGGATGGAGGCCTGCAAACTAAAGGAAAATGAGACAGACGACGTGTAGTTCAGTAATAGGGACAGGCCAgtgaatctgccatcctttggGTAGGCTGCAAGAGACATAGTGCCTGCTGAGAGGCTGAGAGGATGCACTCTGGGACTTAGTGACTGAGTTTGGCGACAACGTCAGGTACTCTGAGCTGAATAGCAGGTTAGAGATGGCTTCTTGGCTTCAAGATGAAGAAGGATTACCTGAGCTGCACGAGTTTCTGTCAGAAAGAGAAATCTTGCAACTATACAGCACTTTTCAAGACCACAGGATGTCTTCAGAGGCTGCGTGGCTACAGAGTCAGCCGGCCTTTAAAGCCTGGAGCAGGACCCTTGCTTGCACATGGAATGGGCCCCTGGCTGCAGAATGACGTGGGCTGGTGTAACCTGGTGGGGTAACCaggcagcagcatggtgtggaCTGGTGTGGCCCAGAGGGGGACTGTAGGAGTGACATGGGGTGTGGCCTGGTGTCGCCCAGAGAGGAACTgtaacagtgacatggtgtgtgCTGGTGTGGCCCAGAGTGGGACTGtagcagtgacatggtgtggccTGATGTGGCCCAGAGTGGTACTGTAGCTGTGACATGGTGTGGCCTGGTGTGACCCAGAGTGGGACTgtaacagtgacatggtgtgtgctggtgtaacccagagtgggactgtaacagtgacatggtgtgtgCTGGTGTGGCCCAGAGGGGGACTGtagcagtgacatggtgtggccTGGTGTGGCCCAGAGTGGGACTgtaacagtgacatggtgtggccCAGAGTGGGTGGCCCAGAGGGGGACTGtagcagtgacatggtgtggacTGGTGTGGCCCAGAGGGGGACTGtagcagtgacatggtgtggacTGGTGTGGCCCAGAGTGGGACTGTAGCAGTGACATGGTGTGTGCTGGTGTGGCCCAGAGTGGGACTGtagcagtgacatggtgtggccCAGAGAGGGACTgtaacagtgacatggtgtggccCAGAGTGGGACTGTAACAGTGACATAGTGTGGCCCAGAGTGGGACTGTAACAGTGACATAGTGTGGCCCAGAGGGGGACCGtagcagtgacatggtgtggccCAGAGTGGGACTGTAGCAATGACATGGGGTGTGGCCTGGTGTGGGCCAGAGAGGGACTGTGGCAGTGACACGGTGTGGCCCAGAGTGGGACTgtaacagtgacatggtgtggccTGGTGTGGCCCAGATTGGGACTGtagcagtgacatggtgtgggctggtgtggcCCAGAGGGAGACTGtagcagtgacatggtgtggccCGGAGGGGAACAGtagcagttgacatggtgtgtGCTGGTGTAACTCAGAGCGGAACTGtagcagtgacatggtgtggccCAGAGTGGGACTGtagcagtgacatggtgtggccCAGAGTGGGACTGtagcagtgacatggtgtgggctggtgtggcCCAGAGTGGGACTGtagcagtgacatggtgtgggctggtgtggcCCAGAGTGGGACTgtaacagtgacatggtgtgggctggtgtggcCCAGAGTGGGACTGtagcagtgacatggtgtggccCAGAGGGGGACTGTAGGAGTGACATGGTGTGGCCTGATGTGGCCCAGAGGAGGACTGtagcagtgacatggtgtggccCAGAGGGGGTTGtagcagtgacatggtgtggccTGGTGTGGCCCAGAGGGGGACTGTAGCAGTGACACAGTGTGGGCTGGTGTGGCCCAGAGGGGGACTGtagcagtgacatggtgtggccCAGAGGGGGACTGtagcagtgacatggtgtggccTGGTGTGGCCCAGAGGGGGACTGTAGGAGTGACATAGTGTGGCCTGATGTGGCCCAGAGGGGGACTGtagcagtgacatggtgtggccTGATGTGGCCCAGAGGGGGTTGtagcagtgacatggtgtggccTGATGTGACCCAGAGGGGGACTGtagcagtgacatggtgtggccTGATGTGGCCCAGAGTGGGACTAtagcagtgacatggtgtggccTGATGTGGC
Above is a window of Chiloscyllium plagiosum isolate BGI_BamShark_2017 chromosome 24, ASM401019v2, whole genome shotgun sequence DNA encoding:
- the LOC122562001 gene encoding serine/threonine-protein kinase SBK1-like is translated as MNSSLMTRGASDVLEELQLLTAQNLERLEVNKYYEVIRELGKGTYGKVDLVIHKVRGTKMALKFLRKKTTKLKSFLREYSISLYLSASPFIIDMFGIAFETDEYYVFAQEYATAGDLFDIIPPQVGLPEQIAKRCVHQVALALDYLHSRKLVHRDIKPENILIFDKECRKVKLSDFGMTRRAGTPVKRVSGTIPYTAPELCDASKHEGFSVEYSIDVWAFGVLLFCMLTGNFPWEKALLSDSFYDEFVRWQKRRGANVPSQWRRFTDDALRMFRKLLPVEPERRCSVKEIFRYLSYRWMLDTDCSNNIADVSSSSEEDLVARMKQQSLSPVCTIAKSSVSMETPSSRFSSMTTSSSLSSNSSYERATRESSNTRILVATPIEICV